A single window of Nitrospira sp. DNA harbors:
- a CDS encoding thiamine pyrophosphate-binding protein, giving the protein MIESDAFVQALQDMGVDFFTGVPDSILGGIIAELMDRRLYTPAVREDEAVGMAAGAYMAGKIPAVLMQNSGLGTSLNTLISLNQIYRQPCILIVSWRGQGGKDAPEHLVMGEVMPQFLDTMKIPHRVLTEKTAVEDFKWVAETFMKQRMPVALVITKGVVKGLHP; this is encoded by the coding sequence ATGATCGAGAGCGACGCATTCGTTCAAGCACTGCAGGACATGGGGGTAGACTTTTTCACCGGGGTGCCCGATTCGATTCTGGGCGGCATTATTGCGGAATTGATGGATCGCCGGCTCTATACGCCGGCCGTGCGGGAAGATGAAGCGGTGGGCATGGCCGCCGGGGCGTACATGGCGGGGAAAATTCCCGCCGTGTTGATGCAGAATTCCGGGCTGGGCACGTCGCTCAATACCCTGATCTCGCTCAATCAGATTTATCGTCAGCCCTGCATCCTGATCGTCTCCTGGCGGGGCCAGGGCGGGAAGGACGCGCCGGAGCATCTGGTGATGGGTGAAGTCATGCCGCAATTTCTTGACACCATGAAAATCCCGCACCGGGTCTTGACCGAGAAGACGGCCGTCGAGGATTTCAAATGGGTGGCCGAGACCTTCATGAAGCAGCGCATGCCGGTCGCACTCGTGATTACCAAAGGTGTCGTAAAGGGGTTGCATCCATGA
- a CDS encoding class I SAM-dependent methyltransferase, with amino-acid sequence MIAQLDDSIERRRQAIQSEIDATKSAADRNRLGQFATPPGLAVEIARYIDTQLNHDRIRIRFADPAVGSGSFFSAALAVFGSKRIEHAIGIELDPAFCKAAQELWSPAGLTVLRGDFTRIVANGSRPPAPNVILANPPYVRHHHLARTDKERLQRLTFKLTGIEVSGLAGLYVHFLLLATAWMDDDGIAAWLIPSEFMDVNYGAALKSFLTNRVTLIRAHRFDPDDVQFGDALVSSVVLVFRKSLPADNHAVEFTFGGTMTNPHIRDRITLDRLCGSRKWTVFPAHAKNDRQTADDKTGLTLKDLFKIQRGIATGNNKYFVLDRTNAKRLGLPNRYLRPILPSPRHLTETVIDGDEDGYPVINRQFCLIDCNLPEPIVETRHPALWAYLKTAEDLGIKSGYLVSQRDPWYKQEQRMPAPFLCTYMGRGANEKQPFRFILNRSRAIGTNLYLMLYPKNSLANMLRQHPERSAEVHELLRGVTAHELRGEGRVYGGGLNKIEPRELGRVSALSFVNRWPELADGIAQIDTPRLFD; translated from the coding sequence ATGATCGCGCAACTGGACGACTCCATCGAACGGCGCCGACAGGCAATCCAATCAGAGATCGACGCCACCAAATCCGCCGCCGATCGGAACCGCTTAGGGCAGTTTGCAACACCGCCCGGCTTAGCGGTTGAAATCGCCCGATACATTGACACGCAACTCAACCACGACAGGATACGGATTCGCTTCGCCGATCCAGCCGTCGGCTCCGGCAGTTTTTTCTCGGCGGCCCTAGCCGTCTTTGGGAGCAAGCGGATCGAACACGCCATCGGAATCGAACTCGATCCGGCCTTTTGCAAAGCGGCGCAGGAACTATGGAGCCCTGCGGGGCTCACCGTTCTGCGAGGAGACTTCACTCGCATCGTTGCCAACGGGTCACGCCCGCCGGCCCCCAACGTCATTTTGGCCAATCCCCCTTATGTCCGGCATCATCATCTCGCACGAACTGACAAGGAACGGCTTCAACGCCTCACCTTTAAGTTGACCGGCATCGAGGTCAGCGGCTTAGCAGGTCTCTATGTCCACTTCCTATTGCTTGCCACGGCATGGATGGACGATGACGGAATCGCCGCATGGCTCATACCGTCAGAATTTATGGACGTCAATTACGGCGCGGCCCTCAAAAGTTTTCTCACGAACCGAGTAACCCTCATCCGTGCCCACCGATTCGACCCGGACGACGTGCAATTTGGAGATGCACTGGTCTCGTCTGTGGTGCTCGTGTTCCGCAAATCATTGCCCGCCGATAATCATGCCGTCGAATTCACGTTCGGCGGCACCATGACCAATCCTCATATCCGAGACAGGATCACCCTCGACCGCCTGTGCGGATCGCGAAAATGGACCGTCTTCCCAGCCCATGCCAAAAACGACCGGCAAACCGCCGATGACAAGACCGGCCTCACGCTGAAAGACCTCTTCAAAATCCAACGTGGGATCGCAACGGGCAACAATAAATACTTCGTACTCGATCGAACCAATGCGAAACGCCTGGGACTGCCCAATCGCTATCTACGTCCCATCTTGCCCAGTCCTCGGCATCTCACCGAAACGGTGATCGATGGCGACGAGGATGGCTACCCAGTAATCAACCGCCAATTTTGCCTGATCGACTGCAATCTTCCCGAGCCCATCGTCGAAACTCGTCACCCGGCACTATGGGCATACCTGAAGACAGCCGAAGACCTTGGCATTAAGAGCGGCTACCTCGTGAGCCAACGAGATCCTTGGTACAAACAAGAACAGCGCATGCCCGCGCCCTTTCTCTGCACCTATATGGGGCGAGGCGCCAATGAAAAACAGCCCTTTCGCTTCATTTTGAACCGCTCGCGCGCCATCGGCACCAACCTCTACTTAATGCTGTATCCGAAAAATAGTTTGGCGAATATGCTGCGCCAGCATCCTGAACGAAGCGCGGAAGTACACGAACTCCTGCGCGGCGTGACCGCCCACGAACTGCGCGGAGAAGGCCGAGTCTATGGCGGCGGACTCAACAAGATTGAGCCACGTGAACTTGGGCGTGTGTCCGCGCTCTCATTCGTGAACCGCTGGCCCGAACTGGCGGATGGCATCGCGCAGATCGACACACCACGTCTTTTTGATTGA
- a CDS encoding TetR/AcrR family transcriptional regulator yields the protein MPTISRARRSSPERQASLIQAATGLFAKKGFNGTTTKEIAKAAGISEALVFKHFPTKRALYAAILAEKVTVNELLGAIEESAKKRDDRRVFTLIASYRIRPGVDPTLLRLLLFSALEGHELSDMFFGKHHKVFYDHLAAYIRQRIDDGAFRQVDPLLAARAFIGMVVHHRLLHEIFGVPMDRSYDDTVSTYVEIFLHGLVTTPSTGRAKTRRLI from the coding sequence ATGCCGACGATCTCACGAGCCAGACGGTCGAGCCCTGAGCGGCAAGCCAGCCTTATTCAGGCCGCGACGGGTTTGTTCGCCAAAAAAGGCTTCAACGGCACCACCACCAAAGAGATCGCCAAGGCCGCCGGGATCAGCGAAGCATTGGTCTTCAAACATTTCCCGACCAAGCGCGCCCTCTATGCCGCCATCCTCGCAGAGAAAGTTACCGTCAACGAACTCCTCGGGGCCATCGAAGAATCGGCCAAGAAGCGGGACGACCGGCGCGTCTTCACCCTGATCGCCAGCTACCGGATCCGCCCCGGCGTCGATCCGACGTTGCTGCGGCTCTTATTGTTCAGCGCCTTGGAAGGCCACGAATTGTCCGATATGTTCTTCGGAAAGCATCACAAGGTTTTCTACGATCACCTGGCCGCCTATATCCGGCAACGGATCGACGACGGCGCGTTTCGCCAGGTGGATCCCCTCTTGGCGGCCCGGGCCTTTATCGGCATGGTCGTCCACCATCGCCTGCTGCACGAAATCTTCGGTGTGCCGATGGACCGATCGTACGACGACACCGTCTCAACCTATGTGGAAATCTTCCTGCACGGCCTCGTCACCACCCCCTCGACCGGCCGTGCCAAGACGAGGCGCTTGATATGA
- a CDS encoding lysylphosphatidylglycerol synthase transmembrane domain-containing protein encodes MLRPLLLALGLATLGLLVWHIGPGRIYDAAAQLGPLALLVMLIPSFIMYAIEAYGWKVTLGPSAQAVPFWRVFAIRTAGEVVNMTTPTAYVGGEPLKAYLLKKHRVPMVEGLASVVIAKTTMTIAEVLFILLGIALGVWVLGGHDSSGQTVAAALLSVGLLAFGTAAFVFVQRRGLFTWMLETLRRLGFRIGFLEAREEKLRELDRTILEFYTHQRPAFYTSTGLFFLGWLAEALEVYVIIDYLGGPALAVSAISIGALSVFIKGGTFFIPGSLGAQDGGNLLLLKAFGYSDVTGITFALLRRFRELVWIGIGLLCLAVLGRGSGTADKS; translated from the coding sequence GTGCTTAGGCCCCTCCTCCTTGCCCTCGGGCTGGCCACACTCGGGCTCCTCGTCTGGCATATCGGGCCTGGCCGCATCTATGACGCGGCGGCGCAGCTCGGGCCGCTGGCCCTGCTCGTCATGCTCATCCCCTCGTTCATCATGTACGCGATCGAAGCCTACGGGTGGAAAGTCACGCTGGGGCCTTCGGCGCAGGCGGTGCCGTTCTGGCGCGTGTTTGCCATCAGGACCGCCGGGGAAGTGGTGAACATGACCACGCCGACCGCCTATGTCGGCGGCGAGCCGCTGAAGGCCTATCTCTTGAAAAAACACCGCGTGCCGATGGTGGAAGGCCTGGCTTCGGTCGTCATTGCCAAAACCACGATGACGATTGCCGAAGTCCTGTTCATTTTGCTCGGCATCGCGCTGGGCGTGTGGGTGTTGGGCGGGCACGATTCGTCCGGCCAGACCGTGGCGGCGGCGCTTTTGAGCGTGGGGCTGCTGGCGTTCGGGACGGCGGCCTTCGTGTTTGTGCAGCGGCGCGGCCTCTTTACCTGGATGCTGGAGACACTCCGGCGGCTGGGATTCCGGATCGGCTTTCTGGAAGCGCGGGAAGAGAAATTGCGCGAACTCGACCGGACGATCTTGGAGTTCTATACGCACCAGCGGCCGGCCTTTTATACCTCCACCGGGCTCTTTTTTCTCGGCTGGCTGGCGGAAGCGCTGGAAGTCTACGTCATCATTGATTATCTCGGCGGGCCGGCGCTGGCAGTCTCGGCCATTTCCATCGGAGCGCTTTCGGTTTTCATCAAGGGCGGGACCTTCTTCATCCCCGGCAGCCTCGGCGCACAGGACGGCGGCAATCTGCTCCTGTTGAAAGCGTTCGGCTATAGCGACGTCACCGGGATCACCTTCGCGTTGCTCCGGCGATTCCGCGAACTCGTCTGGATCGGCATCGGGCTGCTGTGTCTGGCGGTGTTGGGGAGGGGCTCGGGAACTGCGGACAAGAGTTAA
- a CDS encoding XamI family restriction endonuclease, which translates to MSTSRINADKPHRWKADIAASVDQFNRWFMEFAPEAFRTTRVATTAHVKAALLATHDLRSLDIATLKANPSALPTLRMCAAPPLAVDRLIGLADTNKNLVARMEGGTLPPKMAETDLDAELASISRILEKLLDRDIFPWLTRSKSPTDLERDRASTIVADRLCSAVANPIVRNAQEQRQLARIEAFLDKRGYRKHPHPAGIPLTKMTPGTYAFRMNVPVGKSLKVNIPIDVTIQPKKLRKNRLPILIEAKSAGDFTNTNKRRKEEATKIHQLQATYGTSISFVLFLCGYFGSDYLGYEAAEGLDWVWEHRIDDLLKLGL; encoded by the coding sequence ATGAGCACATCACGGATCAATGCTGACAAGCCGCACCGCTGGAAAGCTGACATTGCTGCCTCCGTTGACCAATTTAATCGGTGGTTTATGGAGTTCGCACCGGAGGCATTCCGTACGACGAGAGTCGCCACGACGGCGCATGTAAAGGCTGCCCTCCTTGCCACTCACGATTTACGCAGCCTCGATATCGCCACGCTCAAAGCGAACCCCAGTGCACTGCCGACACTCCGCATGTGTGCCGCCCCGCCGCTTGCGGTAGATCGATTAATTGGATTAGCCGATACAAACAAGAATCTTGTTGCACGGATGGAAGGCGGCACGCTTCCTCCCAAGATGGCGGAAACAGATCTTGATGCAGAATTGGCATCAATTAGTCGCATTCTGGAAAAACTCTTGGATAGAGATATCTTCCCTTGGCTTACCAGAAGTAAGAGCCCGACCGACCTTGAACGCGACCGCGCATCAACAATAGTCGCGGACCGTCTTTGCAGCGCAGTCGCCAATCCGATCGTTCGCAATGCCCAGGAGCAACGGCAACTCGCCCGGATCGAGGCCTTTCTCGACAAACGAGGCTATCGCAAACACCCGCACCCTGCGGGCATCCCACTCACCAAGATGACGCCTGGCACATACGCATTTCGGATGAATGTGCCGGTTGGAAAATCCCTCAAGGTCAATATCCCCATCGACGTGACCATTCAACCAAAGAAGCTTCGCAAGAACCGGTTGCCCATTTTGATTGAAGCAAAGTCGGCAGGCGACTTCACCAACACGAATAAACGCCGCAAGGAAGAAGCCACGAAAATTCATCAGCTTCAAGCAACGTACGGGACGTCCATTTCATTCGTCTTATTTCTCTGCGGCTACTTCGGAAGCGACTATCTCGGCTATGAAGCAGCCGAAGGACTGGATTGGGTCTGGGAGCACCGAATCGACGACCTGCTTAAATTGGGGTTGTAG
- a CDS encoding PilZ domain-containing protein, with amino-acid sequence MATPSTEKQPRTMLDRRQTYRIAMTQPVGIAIEQGLNLNDIAALKDVSESGCLLQGYRPVGPGERLKLVLDLPQPVCITEARIVWTNGAQCGLEFVRVSPVERARLWRFLWKHLGQASASDIAPLVAIAEEPHYSQTGLKPAP; translated from the coding sequence ATGGCGACACCATCGACCGAAAAACAGCCCCGCACAATGCTCGACAGGCGGCAGACGTATCGAATTGCCATGACGCAACCGGTTGGCATCGCTATTGAGCAAGGGCTCAACCTGAACGACATCGCCGCACTCAAGGATGTGTCCGAATCCGGATGCCTCCTCCAAGGGTACCGCCCGGTCGGTCCTGGAGAAAGGCTCAAGCTGGTCCTCGATCTTCCGCAGCCGGTCTGCATCACCGAGGCCCGTATCGTCTGGACAAACGGCGCCCAGTGCGGGCTTGAATTTGTTCGTGTCAGCCCCGTTGAACGCGCCCGGCTTTGGCGTTTTCTTTGGAAGCACCTCGGCCAGGCCTCAGCCTCTGATATCGCCCCCCTCGTCGCCATCGCGGAAGAGCCGCACTACTCTCAAACAGGCCTCAAGCCAGCTCCATAA
- a CDS encoding phosphocholine cytidylyltransferase family protein — MKAIILAAGVGKRLWPVTQHHPKCLIKIGGETLLHRYLTSLASVGIRQADIVVGYKQEMIRAAVEADACGVRVNFLVNDQFHRGSISSLWIARTAFTDDAIVMDADVLFHREILRRLVQSPFENALLMDETVKQTGEECMVVVEGGRVIALTKKMPARYEYAGEGVGFLRVRQADSPHVVASLRTYVDREAWQMEYEDALLEYFRDVKVGHEKIGGLPWTEIDFPEDITKAEREILPRL, encoded by the coding sequence ATGAAAGCGATCATTCTCGCCGCCGGAGTCGGCAAACGGCTCTGGCCGGTGACCCAGCATCATCCCAAGTGTCTCATCAAGATCGGGGGAGAGACCCTGCTGCACCGGTATCTCACCTCGCTGGCGAGCGTCGGCATCCGGCAGGCCGACATTGTCGTCGGGTACAAACAAGAGATGATTCGTGCCGCCGTGGAAGCCGATGCCTGCGGAGTGCGGGTGAATTTCCTGGTCAACGACCAGTTCCATCGCGGCAGCATCTCGTCCTTGTGGATTGCGCGGACGGCGTTCACGGACGACGCGATCGTCATGGACGCCGACGTGCTGTTTCACCGGGAGATCTTGCGCCGGTTGGTGCAGTCCCCATTCGAGAACGCCCTGCTCATGGATGAAACCGTCAAGCAAACCGGCGAAGAGTGCATGGTGGTGGTGGAAGGCGGCCGGGTGATCGCCCTCACGAAGAAGATGCCGGCACGGTATGAATATGCGGGCGAAGGGGTGGGGTTTTTGCGGGTGCGGCAGGCGGATTCCCCCCATGTCGTGGCGTCGCTGCGGACCTATGTCGATCGCGAGGCCTGGCAGATGGAGTATGAAGACGCGTTGCTCGAATATTTCCGCGATGTGAAGGTCGGCCATGAAAAGATCGGCGGGCTGCCCTGGACCGAAATCGATTTTCCTGAAGATATCACCAAGGCCGAACGCGAGATCCTGCCGCGACTGTAA
- a CDS encoding alanine--glyoxylate aminotransferase family protein produces the protein MILLNPGPVNVSERVRQALLRPDICHRESEFTALLHRIQDKLLKAFVPGAEADYAAVLITGSGTAAVESALMSAIPHGKRMLVLNNGVYGERISQMVGLHRLGVSELKYDWTAKPDPERLRLALRQHPEVHAVAMVHHETTTGLINPVKEVAEVVDSQNRAFILDAVSGLGGESLDIAGSHIYMVAGTAGKCIQGFPGVSFVLVRKGFLERMRNYPKRSWYLHLTHYVDDQGRGTIPFTPAVQVYYGFDEALSELLEEGVANRIQRYKKASALIRARMAKLGIKPVLTPDRQSNTITAYYLPEGVTYAQLHDRLKSQGYVIYAGQGQLESTVFRVANMGALTEAQLTGFLDAFEQASKPA, from the coding sequence ATGATCTTATTGAATCCCGGTCCAGTCAATGTGAGCGAGCGGGTGCGGCAGGCCTTGTTGCGGCCGGATATCTGCCACCGCGAGTCGGAGTTCACCGCGCTGCTCCATCGGATCCAGGACAAGCTGTTGAAAGCGTTCGTCCCCGGTGCGGAAGCCGACTACGCGGCGGTGCTCATCACCGGCTCCGGCACGGCGGCTGTCGAATCGGCGCTCATGTCGGCCATCCCGCACGGGAAGCGCATGCTGGTGCTGAATAACGGCGTGTATGGCGAGCGCATTTCGCAGATGGTCGGCCTCCATCGGCTGGGCGTGTCTGAACTCAAGTACGACTGGACGGCCAAGCCGGACCCTGAGCGCCTCCGGCTCGCGTTGCGGCAGCATCCCGAAGTCCATGCCGTGGCCATGGTGCATCATGAGACGACGACCGGCCTCATCAATCCGGTGAAAGAAGTCGCGGAGGTGGTGGATAGCCAGAATCGCGCCTTCATTCTGGATGCGGTCAGCGGATTGGGCGGGGAGTCGCTGGATATCGCCGGGTCGCACATCTATATGGTGGCGGGGACGGCGGGGAAGTGCATCCAGGGTTTCCCGGGTGTCTCCTTCGTGCTGGTGCGCAAGGGCTTCCTGGAGCGGATGCGGAACTATCCCAAGCGCTCCTGGTATCTGCACCTGACGCATTATGTGGACGATCAGGGCCGCGGCACGATTCCTTTCACGCCTGCCGTGCAGGTCTATTACGGGTTCGACGAGGCGCTGAGCGAATTGCTGGAAGAGGGCGTGGCCAACCGCATTCAGCGCTATAAAAAAGCCTCGGCGTTGATTCGTGCGCGCATGGCGAAGCTCGGGATCAAGCCAGTGCTCACGCCGGACCGCCAGTCCAATACCATTACGGCCTATTATCTGCCCGAGGGGGTCACGTACGCGCAGCTCCATGACCGGCTGAAGTCGCAGGGCTATGTGATCTATGCCGGCCAGGGTCAGCTGGAGAGCACGGTCTTCCGGGTGGCGAACATGGGCGCGCTCACCGAGGCGCAGCTGACCGGATTTCTTGACGCATTCGAACAGGCATCTAAACCGGCATGA
- a CDS encoding PilZ domain-containing protein has product MEQTQEQPKPYQREHYRIPLAVTYPVMFAGAAAIGEGTVTNLSVLGCTIECATPPSQTSHLLLRLILPDRPESLPIEGAEVRWVKENQIGVQFTKIERAADLRLHGFVWDRMIERLTTIKQGGAVS; this is encoded by the coding sequence ATGGAACAGACTCAGGAACAGCCCAAGCCCTATCAACGTGAGCACTACCGGATCCCGCTGGCCGTAACCTATCCCGTGATGTTTGCGGGAGCGGCGGCGATCGGCGAAGGCACCGTGACAAATCTGTCGGTGTTAGGCTGCACGATCGAATGTGCCACACCCCCCTCTCAAACGAGCCACCTGTTGCTGCGATTGATTCTGCCTGATCGGCCCGAGTCGCTGCCGATCGAGGGGGCGGAAGTGCGGTGGGTGAAAGAGAACCAGATCGGCGTGCAGTTTACGAAGATCGAACGGGCGGCAGACCTTCGCCTGCACGGGTTCGTGTGGGACCGGATGATCGAACGGCTCACGACGATCAAGCAGGGTGGCGCGGTCTCTTAA
- a CDS encoding CDP-alcohol phosphatidyltransferase family protein, translating to MSESLTQQQADIQGLATAILLPSVGVFGEPIQRRPGAAGPLTHVVGISLFQRAVLTLQRAGIRHLIVLAGPEEEQLKQALGRGPRVTIPVRWMPIREFPLDDPRTWDAMAAEVHGFCLIASVCGVFSRPLIEHLRREVQDGQAIVVAQPAGRQGLGKQQVPVMVQAERLLALGSVRGASAEFVAADLLVVPASLMRSRRAAHSTEETIPIRQWIERAALDGRVRVVRTDRHPAEWYQDVRIQADVPMAERRLFSSLKGEFEGFVDRYFNRKLSRWFTRVFLVLGLSPNVITMIATVIGLLAAAGFGIGTYSAGILAAALFQLAAVIDCCDGEVARLTFTESPFGAWLDIAMDNVVHMAIFGGIAIGAYQRVAAQDEAWIPLALGAAAIVGNALSFLLVNRAQKIKQASGWKTPVHAAWSDFMLKNVASRDFSVVVLLFALLGKLEWFLCMAAAGSIVFAALMVWVIRPSATSRA from the coding sequence ATGAGCGAAAGTCTTACCCAACAACAGGCGGACATTCAGGGCCTTGCGACGGCCATTCTGCTGCCCTCCGTGGGAGTCTTTGGGGAGCCGATCCAGCGCCGGCCCGGTGCGGCTGGGCCGTTGACCCACGTCGTGGGCATCAGCTTGTTCCAGCGGGCCGTTCTGACATTGCAACGGGCCGGCATCCGGCACTTGATCGTGCTGGCCGGTCCGGAAGAAGAGCAGCTCAAACAGGCGCTGGGCCGTGGCCCGCGTGTCACCATTCCGGTCCGATGGATGCCGATTCGGGAGTTCCCGCTCGACGATCCCCGTACCTGGGACGCGATGGCGGCGGAAGTCCATGGCTTTTGCCTGATCGCGAGCGTGTGCGGCGTCTTTTCTCGTCCCTTGATCGAACACCTTCGGCGTGAGGTGCAGGACGGGCAGGCCATCGTGGTGGCGCAGCCCGCAGGCCGGCAGGGTCTTGGTAAACAGCAGGTGCCGGTGATGGTGCAGGCGGAGCGGCTGCTGGCACTCGGTTCGGTGCGAGGCGCGTCGGCGGAATTCGTTGCGGCGGATCTCTTGGTGGTGCCGGCCAGCCTCATGCGGTCCAGGCGTGCCGCTCATTCCACGGAAGAGACGATTCCGATCCGGCAATGGATCGAGCGGGCGGCGCTCGATGGGCGGGTGCGGGTGGTGAGAACGGACCGGCATCCGGCGGAGTGGTATCAGGACGTGCGGATCCAGGCCGATGTGCCGATGGCGGAACGCCGGCTCTTCTCCTCGCTGAAAGGCGAATTCGAAGGGTTCGTCGATCGGTATTTCAACCGCAAGCTGTCGCGCTGGTTTACCCGTGTGTTTCTCGTGCTGGGCCTCTCCCCGAACGTCATCACGATGATCGCAACGGTGATCGGGCTGCTGGCGGCGGCGGGGTTCGGCATCGGTACCTACAGCGCGGGCATTCTGGCGGCGGCGCTGTTTCAACTGGCGGCGGTGATCGATTGTTGCGACGGTGAAGTGGCGCGGCTCACGTTTACGGAGTCGCCGTTCGGAGCCTGGCTCGACATTGCCATGGACAACGTCGTGCACATGGCGATATTCGGCGGGATTGCGATCGGCGCCTATCAGCGCGTTGCCGCGCAAGACGAGGCCTGGATTCCCTTGGCCCTGGGCGCGGCGGCTATTGTCGGAAACGCCCTGTCGTTCCTGCTGGTCAATCGGGCGCAGAAGATCAAGCAGGCGAGCGGGTGGAAGACCCCGGTCCATGCCGCCTGGTCGGATTTCATGTTGAAGAACGTGGCGAGCCGCGATTTTTCCGTCGTCGTGCTGCTCTTTGCCCTGCTGGGCAAGCTGGAGTGGTTTCTGTGTATGGCCGCGGCCGGGTCGATCGTGTTTGCCGCGCTGATGGTGTGGGTGATTCGTCCATCCGCTACGTCCCGTGCTTAG
- a CDS encoding thiamine pyrophosphate-dependent enzyme, translated as MRPEEGTLISRAQAIAALLELLTDQPVIICNGFPSREAHKIADRPTHFYMIGSMGNAAAIALGVALAKPSKQVITFDGDGNVLMGMGTLATVGALKPKNFIHVVFDNEVYGTTGNQPTISNVVPLEKVAKAAGYVNVERVLDRDDLVYEFKDMLKKDGPSMLLIKVNEFAEDAGRVLHEPPDITKRFMAAIE; from the coding sequence ATGAGACCCGAAGAAGGAACGTTAATCAGCCGGGCGCAGGCGATTGCCGCGCTGCTCGAATTGCTCACCGACCAGCCGGTGATCATCTGCAACGGCTTCCCGTCGCGCGAAGCGCACAAAATCGCCGACCGGCCCACCCATTTTTACATGATCGGGTCGATGGGGAATGCCGCGGCCATCGCGCTCGGCGTGGCCTTGGCCAAGCCCAGCAAGCAGGTCATCACATTCGACGGCGACGGCAACGTGCTGATGGGCATGGGCACGCTGGCGACGGTGGGGGCCTTGAAGCCGAAGAATTTCATTCACGTCGTGTTCGACAACGAAGTGTATGGCACGACCGGGAATCAGCCGACCATTTCCAACGTAGTGCCGCTGGAAAAGGTCGCCAAAGCGGCCGGTTACGTGAACGTGGAGCGCGTGCTCGACCGCGACGATCTCGTCTACGAGTTCAAAGATATGCTGAAGAAAGACGGGCCAAGCATGTTGCTGATCAAGGTCAACGAGTTTGCGGAAGACGCCGGGCGGGTGCTCCATGAACCGCCCGACATTACCAAACGGTTTATGGCCGCCATCGAATAG